In Bosea sp. PAMC 26642, the DNA window GACGACGCGGGCAAAGACCTCCATCTCTCCCGAGCGATTGATCTCCTGACGCGGCATGATGACTTCATCTCACAATTGCATGTCCCACAGGCAATCTAATTCATAAGCCGTGGACACGCCATCTTGCGGCCTCATCCTTGCTGCGGAGGCGTCATGCCCATTGCCCTCTATGCCCTCACGGTCGGCGCCTTCGGCATCGGCGTCACCGAATTCGTCATCATGGGCCTGCTGCTGCAGGTCTCGGGCGATCTCGGCATCTCGATCCCGACCGCCGGACTGCTGATGACCGGTTATGCGCTCGGCGTCTTCGTCGGCGCGCCGATCCTGACGATCGCGACCCGGACTCTGCCGCGCAAGACCGTGCTGCTGGTTCTGATGGCGATCTTCACGCTCGGCAATCTCGCAGCGGCGCTGTCGCCGAGCTTCGGCTGGCTGATGGCGGCCCGGATCGTCACCGCACTGGCGCATGGCACCTTCTTCGGCGTCGGCTCGCTCGTCGCGACCGGCCTCGTGCCGCCCGAGCGCAAGGCCTCGGCGATCGCGATCATGTTCACCGGGCTGACGCTGGCGACCTTGCTCGGCGTGCCCTTCGGCTCCTGGCTCGGGCTCGCCTTCGGCTGGCGCTCGACCTTCTGGGCCGTGACCGCGATCGGCGTGCTCGCCTTCGTCATCCTGGCGCTGTTCGTGCCGCGCGAGCGCAAGGTCGAGGTGCTGCCGGCGTTGTCCGAGGAACTGGCGGTGCTGGCCCGGCCGCAGGTGCAGCTCGGCCTGCTGATGACGGTGCTCGGCTTCGGCGGCATCTTCGCGGTGTTCACCTATATCCAGCCCCTGCTGGTCGAGCTTGCCGGCTATAGCGAGGCGGCGGTCTCGCCGATCCTGCTCGTCTTCGGCGCCGGCCTCGTCGCCGGCAACCTGCTCGGCGGACGCTGGGCCGATCGCAGCCTCGCGCCGGCCCTGATCGGCACGCTGGCTTTGCTGACGCTGGCGCTGTTTGCCTCAGGCTTCGCCTTCC includes these proteins:
- a CDS encoding MFS transporter: MPIALYALTVGAFGIGVTEFVIMGLLLQVSGDLGISIPTAGLLMTGYALGVFVGAPILTIATRTLPRKTVLLVLMAIFTLGNLAAALSPSFGWLMAARIVTALAHGTFFGVGSLVATGLVPPERKASAIAIMFTGLTLATLLGVPFGSWLGLAFGWRSTFWAVTAIGVLAFVILALFVPRERKVEVLPALSEELAVLARPQVQLGLLMTVLGFGGIFAVFTYIQPLLVELAGYSEAAVSPILLVFGAGLVAGNLLGGRWADRSLAPALIGTLALLTLALFASGFAFHGRIGAVVAAFALGAAAFATVAPLQMWVLQQAGGAGQGLASSLNIAAFNLGNAFGAWLGGFVISHGPGLAGIALIASLVPLAALALAGLALALKRRSARHDNAVSQGA